Proteins encoded together in one Cytophagia bacterium CHB2 window:
- a CDS encoding NADH-quinone oxidoreductase subunit N — protein MDIAARLQDNIASLNHFLPEFILIGLMLVLMIADVFIKREQTPWLGILTLVGGIICLIAVLGQSDEPGRGIFNNMMAVDRFATFFKLIFLGSMIMTVLLSFSSLELAGRSVGEYFILLTATTLGMLWMASATNLITIFIAIETVSISSFALATYLKSVKRSSEAGLKYTIYGTFSSGLMLYGFSLIYGLTGSLNIYEISHVLSTSSPNALTLFVAFLLILAGFGYKIASVPFHFWAPDVYEGAPTPVTAFFSVGPKAAGFALLIRFVTVGLSTSGSEGWTTIAGLNWQQLLAVVSAATMTLGNLVAIVQTNMKRLLAYSSIAHAGYALMGVVLLTQEGINATMFYLVAYYLMNLGAFLVVIIVQELIGSERLQDYRGLGFRAPVVAACMTLFLFSLTGLPITIGFIGKFYLLAAVIQGDAQFYWLAVVAIINTVISLYYYARIIKAMYLEAPPEPATGRLTVAWPAIALLALLAVPTFVFGILFGPLYNLTKASVKFFAGI, from the coding sequence ATGGATATTGCTGCACGGCTGCAAGACAACATTGCCAGCTTGAATCATTTTCTGCCGGAATTTATTCTGATCGGCTTGATGCTCGTGTTGATGATCGCCGATGTTTTTATCAAACGCGAGCAAACGCCGTGGCTTGGCATCCTGACTCTGGTGGGCGGCATTATTTGCTTGATCGCCGTGCTGGGCCAAAGCGATGAGCCCGGGCGTGGCATCTTTAACAACATGATGGCCGTCGATCGTTTTGCCACATTTTTCAAGCTGATTTTTCTGGGCAGCATGATCATGACCGTGCTGTTGTCCTTTTCCTCACTGGAATTGGCGGGCAGAAGCGTCGGGGAATACTTCATCCTGCTCACCGCCACCACCCTCGGCATGCTCTGGATGGCCTCGGCAACGAACTTGATTACGATTTTTATCGCGATCGAAACCGTCAGTATCAGCTCGTTCGCGCTGGCCACCTATCTCAAATCCGTCAAGCGTTCGAGCGAAGCGGGATTGAAGTACACGATCTATGGCACCTTCTCTTCCGGGTTGATGTTGTATGGATTCTCCCTCATCTACGGCCTGACCGGCTCGCTGAACATTTATGAGATTTCGCATGTTCTTTCCACAAGCTCACCCAACGCGCTGACGCTGTTCGTCGCTTTCTTGCTGATTCTCGCAGGCTTCGGTTACAAAATTGCTTCCGTGCCTTTTCATTTCTGGGCCCCCGATGTCTACGAAGGCGCGCCCACACCGGTCACGGCCTTCTTCAGCGTGGGGCCGAAGGCCGCGGGTTTTGCGCTGCTCATTCGTTTCGTGACGGTCGGCCTTTCCACCTCCGGCAGCGAGGGCTGGACGACGATTGCCGGCCTGAACTGGCAGCAGTTGCTCGCCGTGGTGTCCGCCGCCACCATGACGCTCGGCAATCTCGTGGCAATCGTGCAAACGAACATGAAGCGCCTGCTGGCCTATTCGAGCATTGCGCATGCCGGCTATGCGCTCATGGGCGTGGTGCTGCTCACGCAAGAGGGCATCAACGCGACGATGTTCTATCTCGTGGCGTATTACCTGATGAATCTCGGCGCCTTTCTCGTGGTGATCATCGTGCAAGAGTTGATCGGCAGCGAGCGTTTGCAAGATTATCGCGGGTTGGGTTTTCGCGCGCCGGTCGTGGCCGCGTGCATGACGTTATTTCTCTTCTCGCTTACCGGCCTGCCCATCACCATCGGCTTCATTGGAAAATTTTATTTGCTGGCGGCAGTGATTCAAGGCGATGCGCAATTCTACTGGCTGGCGGTGGTTGCCATCATCAACACCGTCATTTCTCTATATTATTACGCGCGCATCATCAAAGCCATGTATCTCGAAGCGCCCCCGGAGCCGGCAACCGGCCGTCTGACGGTTGCCTGGCCGGCGATTGCGCTGCTGGCGCTGCTGGCCGTGCCCACATTTGTCTTCGGCATCCTGTTCGGCCCGCTTTACAACCTGACGAAAGCCTCCGTCAAATTTTTTGCCGGAATTTGA
- a CDS encoding Uma2 family endonuclease, producing MIGGCVMRYAVKSSRKTKSRQEARAGKLITFDEYFEIADEKMRTDLLDGIIIRDSPAFAKHGRINSWLAQVIGFYVAKHDLGEIFSPTTSVRFTQYQATEPDLFFISKARAHIVGEKFVEGAPDLCVEIVSKSSRKHDRGRKFTLYADHGVQEYWLIDPLSNTVDFFGAQQGRFIALAPDGEGRLHSNVLPGFWLKPEWLRGELPAVLPVLKEILGEEAI from the coding sequence ATGATCGGGGGTTGTGTTATGAGGTATGCCGTAAAAAGTTCTCGAAAAACAAAATCGCGTCAAGAGGCGCGCGCCGGCAAGTTGATTACGTTCGATGAGTATTTTGAAATCGCCGACGAAAAGATGCGAACAGATTTACTCGACGGGATAATCATCCGCGACTCGCCGGCATTTGCCAAACACGGACGCATCAACAGTTGGCTTGCTCAAGTCATCGGTTTTTATGTAGCAAAACATGATCTCGGCGAGATTTTTTCCCCCACGACTTCGGTGCGCTTCACGCAATACCAGGCGACCGAGCCGGATTTGTTTTTCATCAGCAAAGCGCGGGCGCATATCGTTGGCGAAAAATTCGTCGAGGGCGCGCCGGATTTATGCGTCGAGATCGTTTCGAAGTCGAGCCGCAAGCATGACCGCGGCCGTAAATTCACGCTTTATGCCGATCACGGCGTGCAAGAATACTGGCTCATCGATCCGCTGTCAAACACGGTGGATTTCTTTGGCGCGCAGCAAGGGCGGTTCATCGCCCTCGCGCCAGACGGAGAGGGCCGCCTGCATTCGAATGTTTTGCCGGGCTTTTGGTTGAAGCCGGAATGGCTGCGCGGCGAGTTGCCCGCGGTTTTGCCGGTGTTGAAAGAAATTCTGGGTGAAGAGGCGATTTGA
- a CDS encoding NADH-quinone oxidoreductase subunit M: MLSWLIFLPVIGAVVVLAIPRHEKQADIIRWVSAVFTGLQLLLAVMLFMAFDRNTSSMQFSETAEWIKSYNIWYKVGIDGLSVSMVLLTALLSFICIFASWNIDKAVKGYFTMFLLLDAGMMGVFCSLDFFLFYIFWEVMLLPMYFLIGIWGGPRREYAAIKFFLYTLAGSVLMLIAMLVFYFNVTDPVTGGHTFDMLAMMDQTNHIGLLRNFDVRLLVYAALFIGFAIKVPAVPFHTWLPDAHVEAPTAISVILAGVLLKMGTYGMLRISFPMLPDAVKFPPFAYGFATIAVISIVYAAFCAMAQKDLKKLVAYSSIGHMGVVMLGMIGLTPLGINGAVLQMFNHGTVTAMLFLLVGVIYDRAHHRDVDGFGGLANSMPIYTGIVTVAFFANLGLPGLSSFISEAFSFLGAFSSTTFNLKIYTIISTLGIVLVAGYMLWTLQRMFLGKPNPKYASLPEINGRELFTLVPLAVIVIFLGIYPAPMLDLLEVSLNSLAAAVREAAPMMMGLR, translated from the coding sequence ATTCTCAGTTGGTTGATCTTTTTGCCGGTCATCGGCGCGGTGGTGGTGCTGGCCATTCCCCGGCATGAAAAGCAGGCGGATATCATTCGCTGGGTTTCGGCGGTGTTTACCGGTCTGCAATTGCTGCTTGCGGTAATGCTGTTCATGGCGTTTGACCGCAACACCTCGAGCATGCAATTCAGCGAAACCGCCGAATGGATTAAATCCTACAACATTTGGTACAAAGTCGGCATCGACGGGCTATCGGTCAGCATGGTGTTGCTCACCGCGCTGCTGTCTTTCATTTGCATCTTCGCCTCGTGGAATATCGACAAAGCGGTGAAGGGCTACTTCACCATGTTTCTGCTGCTCGACGCCGGCATGATGGGCGTGTTCTGCTCACTCGACTTTTTCCTGTTCTATATTTTTTGGGAAGTGATGCTGCTGCCGATGTACTTTCTCATTGGCATTTGGGGCGGCCCGCGGCGCGAATATGCGGCCATCAAATTCTTTCTCTACACCCTCGCCGGCTCCGTACTGATGCTGATCGCCATGCTGGTGTTTTATTTTAACGTCACCGATCCCGTGACCGGCGGCCACACGTTCGACATGCTGGCGATGATGGATCAAACCAATCACATCGGCTTGCTCAGAAATTTCGATGTTCGCCTGCTGGTGTACGCCGCGCTGTTCATCGGCTTCGCCATCAAAGTACCGGCGGTTCCGTTTCACACCTGGTTGCCTGACGCGCATGTGGAAGCGCCTACCGCCATCAGCGTCATTCTGGCGGGGGTATTGTTGAAGATGGGAACCTACGGCATGCTGCGCATCAGCTTTCCGATGCTGCCCGATGCCGTGAAGTTTCCGCCGTTCGCTTACGGCTTCGCCACGATTGCCGTAATCAGCATTGTGTACGCCGCGTTTTGCGCGATGGCGCAAAAAGATCTCAAAAAGCTCGTGGCCTATTCTTCCATCGGGCATATGGGCGTCGTCATGCTCGGCATGATCGGCCTCACGCCGCTCGGTATCAACGGCGCGGTGTTGCAAATGTTCAATCACGGCACGGTCACCGCCATGCTCTTCTTGCTGGTCGGCGTCATTTACGATCGCGCCCACCACCGCGACGTCGACGGTTTCGGCGGCCTGGCGAACAGCATGCCGATCTATACCGGCATCGTGACGGTCGCGTTTTTTGCAAACCTCGGCTTGCCGGGATTGTCCAGTTTCATCAGCGAGGCCTTCAGTTTTCTGGGCGCCTTCAGCTCGACGACATTCAACTTGAAAATCTATACCATCATCTCGACGCTCGGCATCGTGCTGGTCGCGGGCTACATGTTGTGGACGCTGCAACGCATGTTCCTGGGCAAACCCAATCCGAAATACGCCAGTCTGCCTGAAATTAATGGCCGTGAATTGTTCACGCTGGTGCCGTTGGCAGTGATTGTGATTTTTCTCGGCATCTATCCGGCCCCGATGCTGGATTTGTTGGAAGTCTCATTGAACAGTCTGGCGGCTGCCGTGCGTGAAGCCGCGCCCATGATGATGGGCTTGCGCTAA
- the nuoL gene encoding NADH-quinone oxidoreductase subunit L gives MDTILIQAVAIVLLPLAAFTILIFFGKRLPRQGDWLMTSAIAVSLLLSIIILGQVFRTYDPNFRVAQSFEWISIGSINITPGLAVDNLTAVMLFVVTLISTLVYLFSIGYMEGDVRYGRYFAYLGFFSFSMLGLVIVDSFFGIYIFWELVGVSSYLLIGHWYEKDSASDAAKKAFLVNRIGDIGMLTGIMIIFAHLGTFNYQEVFSGIAGGGLLDPWLTAAGVLVFLGAIGKSAQFPLHVWLPDAMEGPTPVSALIHAATMVAAGVYMVGRTFPLYTESALLFIAIIGTITAFIAATIAIAQMDIKKVLAYSTVSQLGYMVAALGVGGYTAGLFHLMTHAFFKALLFLGSGSVIHAMHHALHKLHDHDTDPQDMRNMGGLRAKLPLTFATMAIATCAIAGVPFLSGFFSKDAILAAALEKALITHNPVHMIIFVTLVFCAGMTAFYMFRMLYLTFTGTPAREQVHQHAHESPSVMTIPLIVLAILSIVGGYGSWFSDLIRKPEMFAAARALLEGSGAEHEAAAHTAHVVAMYLSIAIAGLGILLATAFYFWKKFSADAWAARFKSVHNFLWNKWYFDELYAATAIAGTLAFSRISAWFDANIIDGLVNGAAKLTVLGSRLSGWNDLRIIDGAVNGVARIIGWFGGTLREVQTGRVQTYILMALGAVVLLYVLQLAFA, from the coding sequence GTGGATACCATTCTCATTCAAGCAGTCGCCATCGTCCTGTTGCCGCTGGCAGCGTTCACGATTCTCATCTTCTTCGGCAAACGCCTGCCGCGCCAGGGCGACTGGCTCATGACCAGCGCCATCGCGGTCAGCTTGTTGCTTTCCATCATCATTCTCGGCCAGGTCTTTCGAACTTATGATCCCAATTTTCGCGTCGCACAATCGTTCGAATGGATCAGCATCGGATCGATCAACATTACCCCCGGCCTGGCGGTGGACAATCTCACAGCCGTCATGCTGTTCGTGGTCACCCTCATCAGCACGCTGGTCTATCTTTTCTCGATTGGTTACATGGAAGGCGACGTGCGCTACGGCCGCTATTTTGCCTATCTTGGTTTTTTCTCATTTTCGATGCTCGGGCTGGTCATCGTAGACAGCTTCTTCGGCATTTACATTTTTTGGGAATTGGTCGGCGTCAGTTCCTATCTGCTCATCGGCCATTGGTACGAAAAAGATTCCGCTTCAGACGCCGCCAAGAAGGCCTTTCTGGTCAATCGTATCGGCGATATCGGCATGCTCACTGGTATTATGATCATCTTCGCCCATCTTGGCACGTTCAACTATCAGGAAGTCTTCTCCGGCATTGCCGGCGGCGGATTGCTCGATCCCTGGCTCACCGCCGCAGGCGTTTTGGTTTTTCTCGGGGCCATTGGCAAATCGGCGCAATTTCCGCTGCACGTCTGGCTGCCCGATGCCATGGAAGGCCCGACGCCCGTCTCCGCCTTGATTCATGCCGCCACGATGGTGGCTGCGGGCGTGTACATGGTCGGCCGCACGTTTCCGCTTTACACCGAAAGCGCGCTGTTGTTCATCGCCATCATCGGCACGATCACGGCATTCATTGCGGCCACGATTGCGATTGCGCAAATGGATATCAAAAAGGTGCTGGCTTATTCGACCGTGAGCCAGCTCGGCTACATGGTGGCGGCGCTGGGCGTGGGCGGCTATACCGCCGGACTTTTTCATTTGATGACGCACGCCTTCTTCAAAGCCCTGCTCTTCCTGGGCTCCGGCTCGGTGATTCATGCCATGCACCACGCGCTGCACAAATTGCACGATCATGACACCGATCCGCAAGACATGCGCAACATGGGCGGCTTGCGCGCCAAGTTGCCGCTTACCTTTGCCACGATGGCGATTGCGACCTGCGCCATTGCGGGTGTGCCGTTCCTCTCCGGCTTCTTCAGCAAAGACGCCATTCTTGCCGCCGCGCTGGAAAAGGCGCTGATCACGCACAATCCCGTGCACATGATTATTTTCGTGACGCTGGTGTTCTGCGCCGGCATGACGGCATTCTATATGTTCCGCATGCTTTATCTCACCTTCACCGGCACGCCGGCGCGCGAGCAGGTTCATCAACACGCGCACGAATCTCCCAGCGTGATGACGATTCCGCTGATCGTGCTCGCCATTTTGTCGATTGTCGGCGGCTATGGCAGTTGGTTCAGCGATTTGATTCGCAAACCGGAAATGTTTGCAGCGGCGCGCGCGCTGCTGGAAGGCAGCGGCGCCGAACATGAAGCTGCAGCGCACACGGCGCACGTCGTTGCGATGTATCTATCGATCGCCATCGCCGGCCTCGGCATCTTGCTGGCCACCGCTTTCTATTTCTGGAAAAAATTCTCCGCAGATGCGTGGGCGGCGCGCTTCAAATCCGTTCACAATTTTTTGTGGAACAAATGGTATTTTGATGAACTCTATGCCGCCACCGCAATCGCCGGCACATTGGCATTTAGCCGGATTTCAGCCTGGTTTGATGCCAACATCATCGACGGCCTGGTCAACGGCGCCGCCAAACTTACCGTGCTGGGCTCGCGCTTGAGCGGCTGGAATGACCTGAGAATTATCGATGGCGCCGTCAACGGCGTGGCGCGCATCATCGGCTGGTTCGGCGGCACATTGCGTGAAGTGCAAACCGGCAGAGTGCAAACGTATATTTTGATGGCGCTCGGCGCGGTGGTGCTGTTATATGTGTTACAATTGGCCTTTGCATAA
- the nuoK gene encoding NADH-quinone oxidoreductase subunit NuoK, which yields MQVGLAHFLVLAALLFSLGLIAVITKRNAVTVLMGIELIINAANINFIAFARYLDKDASPMDGQVFGIFVIIIAAAGAAVALAIVLNLYQRMRSVNLDEADSLAR from the coding sequence ATGCAAGTCGGACTCGCGCACTTTTTGGTTTTGGCGGCATTGCTGTTCTCGCTCGGCTTGATTGCCGTCATCACCAAACGCAATGCCGTGACGGTGTTGATGGGCATCGAATTGATCATCAACGCCGCCAACATCAACTTTATCGCGTTCGCGCGCTATCTTGACAAAGATGCCTCGCCCATGGACGGGCAGGTGTTTGGCATCTTCGTCATCATCATTGCCGCTGCCGGCGCCGCGGTGGCGCTGGCGATTGTGTTGAATCTCTATCAGCGCATGCGCTCGGTGAATCTCGACGAAGCCGATTCCCTGGCGCGCTAA
- a CDS encoding NADH-quinone oxidoreductase subunit J, which produces MTTFDAMFYLIALATLASAVIMVFGKNIIYNAVGLLFTLIGVAGIYVMLGADFLAGTQMLIYVGGILVLLLFGVMLSQRVSGLEMRTGTLQVLPAVLVCAGIAAILVRVVFSNDWNLVQQTDMPPTVAGLGHLLLTDFLIPFEIVSILLLAALVGAAFIARRETR; this is translated from the coding sequence ATGACGACTTTTGATGCGATGTTTTATCTGATCGCCCTGGCCACGCTGGCCTCGGCTGTGATCATGGTGTTCGGGAAAAACATCATCTACAACGCCGTCGGCCTGTTGTTCACACTCATCGGCGTGGCCGGCATCTATGTCATGCTGGGCGCGGATTTTCTCGCGGGCACGCAAATGCTGATTTATGTCGGCGGCATTCTCGTGCTGCTGCTTTTCGGCGTGATGCTGTCACAGCGCGTCAGCGGGCTTGAAATGCGCACCGGCACGCTGCAAGTGTTGCCGGCGGTTTTGGTGTGCGCGGGCATTGCGGCGATTCTCGTGCGCGTGGTGTTCAGCAATGACTGGAATCTCGTGCAACAAACCGACATGCCGCCGACTGTCGCCGGCCTGGGCCATCTGTTGCTGACGGATTTTTTGATACCCTTTGAAATTGTTTCAATACTTCTGCTCGCGGCGCTCGTGGGCGCGGCGTTCATTGCGAGAAGGGAGACGCGCTGA
- the nuoH gene encoding NADH-quinone oxidoreductase subunit NuoH — MQDLIASLQTQLGVSGTWFTILVMVVFALLITVVMAVNSIVLVWLERKVSAWMQDRLGPMEVGPFQGILQTVADAVKLLLKEDIVPKAADKKLHLLSPLIVFAAPCAAFAAFSYTRDFRMADFNIGIFYVAAITSLSVIGILLSGWASNNKWALLGGMRAAAQIVSYEIPAGLSMLVIIMQVGSLSFHEITLAQDGGFWNWFVFQYPPFNFIAFLIFFTATLAECNRTPFDLPEAESELVAGFHTEYSGFKWSIFMMSEYGEMLVVSIMVATLFLGGWSSPFGDFLNTGAWGLVWLSTKIFVLIFVQMWLRWTLPRLRVDQLMYTSWKVLTPFAFVCLFAVGLWMLI; from the coding sequence ATGCAAGACTTGATTGCGAGCTTGCAAACGCAACTGGGCGTTTCCGGCACCTGGTTCACGATTCTGGTGATGGTCGTATTCGCCCTCCTCATAACCGTCGTCATGGCGGTGAATTCGATCGTACTCGTCTGGCTGGAGCGCAAAGTCTCGGCGTGGATGCAGGATCGCCTCGGGCCTATGGAAGTCGGGCCGTTTCAGGGCATCCTGCAAACCGTGGCAGATGCGGTAAAACTGCTGCTCAAAGAAGACATTGTGCCAAAAGCCGCAGACAAAAAGCTGCATTTGCTGTCGCCGTTGATCGTGTTTGCTGCGCCCTGCGCCGCGTTCGCGGCGTTTTCTTACACGCGTGATTTTCGCATGGCAGATTTCAACATCGGAATCTTCTATGTGGCGGCCATCACCTCATTGTCGGTAATCGGCATTCTCCTGTCCGGCTGGGCCTCCAATAACAAATGGGCACTGCTCGGCGGCATGCGCGCCGCCGCGCAAATCGTCAGCTACGAAATCCCCGCCGGGCTTTCGATGCTGGTCATCATCATGCAAGTCGGCTCGCTCAGTTTTCATGAAATTACGCTGGCGCAAGACGGCGGTTTTTGGAATTGGTTCGTGTTTCAGTATCCGCCCTTCAACTTCATCGCATTCCTCATTTTCTTCACCGCCACGCTCGCCGAATGTAACCGCACACCGTTCGATCTGCCGGAAGCCGAATCAGAGTTGGTTGCCGGCTTTCACACCGAATACAGCGGCTTCAAATGGTCGATTTTTATGATGTCGGAATACGGCGAAATGCTGGTGGTATCGATCATGGTCGCCACGTTGTTTCTCGGCGGATGGTCCAGCCCGTTCGGCGACTTCTTGAATACCGGCGCGTGGGGTTTGGTATGGCTCTCGACTAAAATCTTTGTGTTGATTTTCGTGCAAATGTGGCTGCGCTGGACGTTGCCGCGCTTGCGCGTCGATCAGCTCATGTATACCTCCTGGAAAGTGTTGACGCCGTTTGCATTCGTGTGCCTCTTCGCGGTGGGCTTGTGGATGTTGATTTGA
- a CDS encoding NADH-quinone oxidoreductase subunit A — protein sequence MLFDFGTAFVFFVIGAAFIVVMLLVSRLLQPRHPTPGKLSTYECGEQPVGESWIQFNNRFYVIALIFLIFDVEIVFLFPWAVVFKNLGTFAFVEMVVFVVILLVGLAYVWRKGDLEWDKPVTGKYARERSPELYEELPAPGIVKSETRAAVSEPA from the coding sequence ATGCTATTTGATTTTGGCACCGCATTCGTCTTTTTCGTCATCGGCGCGGCGTTTATCGTCGTCATGCTTCTCGTATCCCGCCTGCTGCAACCTCGACATCCCACCCCCGGCAAATTATCAACCTATGAATGCGGCGAACAGCCGGTCGGAGAATCCTGGATCCAATTCAACAACCGCTTCTACGTCATTGCACTCATCTTTCTGATCTTCGATGTTGAAATCGTGTTTCTATTTCCCTGGGCCGTGGTCTTCAAAAATCTCGGCACCTTTGCTTTCGTAGAAATGGTCGTTTTTGTGGTGATCTTGTTGGTCGGCCTTGCCTACGTGTGGCGCAAGGGCGATTTGGAATGGGATAAGCCTGTGACCGGAAAATATGCGCGCGAGCGCTCGCCCGAACTTTATGAAGAACTGCCCGCGCCCGGTATCGTGAAATCCGAAACGCGCGCTGCCGTGAGCGAACCGGCCTGA
- a CDS encoding phosphoenolpyruvate carboxykinase produces the protein MNSYRSKHDLEMHGIKNANHEYWNLTTAALYEEAVLRREGVVAHLGPLVVRTGHHTGRSPNDKYIVKEPSSEKNIWWGKVNRSFDTDKFDRLYQRMISYLQGKDLFIQDCFGGADPAYRLPIRIITESAWHNLFARNLFVRAQPHELAEHKPEFTVINAPRFHAIPENDGTNSEVFVIVHFAKRVIIIGGTSYAGEIKKSIFTILNYILPLQEVLSMHCSANIGAHGDTALFFGLSGTGKTTLSADPHRRLIGDDEHGWSNTGVFNFEGGCYAKVIRLSEEAEPEIYETTRRFGTILENVTFDSYTRRLDLNDASLTENTRGAYPIGYIPNHEPSGMGGHPQNIIMLTADAFGVMPPIAKLTSEQAMYHFLSGYTAKVAGTEKGLGKEPQATFSTCFGAPFMALHPTVYARMLGEKVAKHKVNCWLVNTGWTGGPFGVGHRMKIAYTRAMVSAALDGRLAQVATSEDLIFGLHIPNSCPDVPNEVLQPRNTWQDGKAYDEQAQHLAGLFHKNFEQFAGEVTPPIAAAGPKAGK, from the coding sequence ATGAATTCCTACCGCAGCAAGCATGACCTCGAGATGCACGGCATTAAGAACGCCAATCATGAGTATTGGAATTTGACCACGGCAGCATTGTATGAAGAAGCCGTGCTGCGGCGCGAAGGCGTTGTTGCACATCTCGGCCCTCTGGTTGTGCGCACAGGCCATCACACCGGCCGCTCGCCGAATGACAAATACATCGTCAAAGAGCCTTCCAGCGAAAAGAACATTTGGTGGGGCAAGGTCAATCGTTCGTTTGATACGGACAAATTCGACCGGCTGTATCAGCGCATGATTTCCTATTTGCAAGGCAAGGATCTTTTCATTCAGGATTGTTTCGGCGGCGCCGATCCCGCCTATCGCCTGCCCATTCGCATCATCACAGAAAGCGCGTGGCACAATTTGTTCGCGCGCAATCTTTTTGTGCGGGCGCAACCGCATGAACTCGCCGAGCACAAACCCGAGTTCACCGTCATCAATGCCCCGCGTTTTCATGCGATTCCGGAAAATGACGGCACCAATTCCGAGGTGTTCGTCATTGTGCATTTCGCCAAACGCGTGATCATCATCGGCGGCACCAGTTATGCCGGCGAAATCAAAAAATCGATTTTTACTATTCTCAATTATATTCTGCCCTTGCAGGAAGTGTTGTCGATGCACTGCTCGGCCAACATCGGCGCGCACGGCGACACGGCGCTGTTTTTCGGACTCTCCGGCACCGGCAAAACCACCCTCTCGGCCGATCCGCATCGCCGCCTGATCGGCGATGATGAACACGGCTGGAGCAACACCGGCGTATTCAATTTCGAAGGCGGCTGCTATGCGAAAGTCATTCGCCTTTCAGAAGAAGCGGAGCCGGAGATTTATGAAACCACCCGGCGCTTCGGCACAATTCTCGAAAACGTCACGTTCGACTCCTACACACGCCGCCTCGATTTGAATGACGCTTCGCTGACCGAAAACACGCGCGGCGCTTATCCCATCGGCTACATTCCGAATCACGAACCGAGCGGCATGGGCGGCCATCCTCAAAATATTATCATGCTCACCGCCGATGCTTTCGGCGTCATGCCGCCGATCGCCAAGTTGACCTCCGAGCAGGCCATGTACCATTTTCTCTCCGGCTACACCGCCAAAGTGGCGGGCACGGAAAAAGGCCTGGGCAAAGAGCCGCAAGCGACGTTCAGCACGTGTTTCGGCGCGCCGTTCATGGCTCTACATCCAACCGTGTATGCCAGGATGCTCGGCGAAAAAGTTGCCAAACACAAGGTCAACTGCTGGCTGGTCAACACCGGCTGGACCGGCGGTCCGTTCGGCGTCGGCCATCGCATGAAAATCGCATACACCCGCGCGATGGTGAGTGCCGCGCTTGATGGCCGCCTGGCGCAAGTTGCGACCAGCGAAGATCTGATCTTCGGCTTGCACATTCCAAATTCTTGTCCCGATGTTCCCAACGAAGTTTTGCAGCCGCGCAACACGTGGCAAGACGGCAAGGCCTATGATGAACAAGCCCAACATCTCGCCGGACTTTTTCATAAGAATTTCGAGCAGTTCGCAGGCGAGGTGACGCCGCCCATTGCTGCCGCGGGGCCAAAGGCCGGCAAATAA